Proteins encoded in a region of the Zea mays cultivar B73 chromosome 2, Zm-B73-REFERENCE-NAM-5.0, whole genome shotgun sequence genome:
- the LOC100856971 gene encoding uncharacterized protein LOC100856971 translates to MAATRKLHASSAATSGDHLRFLRPGALARLRDARLRRGSRAARLPPPSSPAPAPASPSSPPPAAGDGEGIVAVPYFTPASRLLAPRCPQRKKLAAAKSVVLFAPPPPSTDLPIEAVIEFLSAPDMVVAAH, encoded by the coding sequence ATGGCAGCCACCCGCAAGCTCCACGCCTCGTCCGCCGCCACCAGCGGCGACCACCTCCGCTTCCTCCGCCCAGGGGCCCTCGCCCGCCTCCGCGACGCCAGGCTCCGCCGTGGGAGTCGCGCCGCCCGCCTGCCCCCTCCCTCATCGCCGGCTCCGGCGCCGGCGTCCCCCTCATCGCCTCCTCCTGCGGCTGGAGACGGCGAGGGCATCGTGGCCGTGCCGTACTTCACGCCCGCCTCGAGGCTGCTCGCGCCCCGGTGCCCGCAGCGGAAGAAGCTCGCGGCGGCCAAGTCTGTGGTGCTCTTCGCTCCGCCGCCTCCCAGCACCGATCTGCCCATCGAGGCGGTTATTGAGTTCCTCAGCGCGCCTGACATGGTGGTTGCCGCCCACTAG